In one Lycium barbarum isolate Lr01 chromosome 7, ASM1917538v2, whole genome shotgun sequence genomic region, the following are encoded:
- the LOC132603325 gene encoding mitochondrial import receptor subunit TOM7-1, translating into MSSKIMLKPKGKNTKKAAASDEDDGAVAVVGKFVKEWGTWTAKKAKVITHYGFIPLVIIIGMNSEPKPSISQLLSPV; encoded by the coding sequence ATGTCTTCCAAGATTATGCTGAAACCTAAGGGAAAGAACACCAAAAAGGCAGCTGCATCTGATGAGGATGATGGAGCAGTGGCTGTTGTAGGGAAATTTGTGAAGGAATGGGGGACATGGACTGCAAAGAAAGCTAAGGTTATTACTCATTATGGTTTCATCCCACTTGTTATTATCATTGGGATGAATTCTGAGCCGAAGCCTTCTATTTCTCAGCTTCTTAGCCCTGTGTAA